A genomic segment from Pistricoccus aurantiacus encodes:
- a CDS encoding YqgE/AlgH family protein → MQSFKNHFLMAMPHLEDSHFAGSLSYLCDHDDNGAMGVIVNRPLEITLETLFEQLDLGGEESPHRDAPVYYGGPVHKDRGFILHRGSAQPWDSSIQVSENVALTTSMDMLKALAEDQGPKQFLICLGCSGWEAGQLEKELKDNVWLTVEGQSSILFETPVEQRLGAAAGILGVDLNLMSSQVGHS, encoded by the coding sequence ATGCAAAGCTTCAAGAATCATTTTCTCATGGCAATGCCGCATCTAGAGGACAGCCACTTCGCCGGCAGCCTGAGCTATCTGTGCGACCACGACGACAACGGCGCCATGGGGGTGATTGTCAACCGTCCTCTGGAGATCACCTTGGAAACCCTGTTCGAACAGCTGGACCTGGGCGGCGAAGAAAGCCCTCATCGGGATGCGCCGGTCTACTACGGCGGGCCGGTTCACAAGGATCGCGGTTTCATTCTGCATCGCGGCAGCGCCCAGCCCTGGGATTCCAGCATTCAGGTCAGCGAGAATGTCGCCCTGACTACTTCCATGGACATGCTCAAGGCCCTGGCGGAGGATCAGGGGCCAAAGCAGTTCCTGATCTGTCTGGGGTGTTCCGGCTGGGAAGCCGGTCAACTGGAAAAGGAATTGAAGGATAACGTCTGGCTGACCGTGGAGGGGCAGAGCAGCATTCTCTTCGAGACGCCGGTGGAGCAGCGCTTGGGCGCGGCGGCGGGAATCCTCGGCGTCGACCTCAACCTGATGAGCAGCCAGGTGGGCCATAGCTGA
- the gpmI gene encoding 2,3-bisphosphoglycerate-independent phosphoglycerate mutase: MPANASAAPRPTALIILDGYGHREETEHNAVAAAATPTMDRITRDYPSSLIHTDGAHVGLPAGQMGNSEVGHMNLGAGRVVYQDFTRITKAIEEDELKHIHALTAPIDAAVARDKAIHLMGLLSPGGVHSHEDHILAMAELAAARGAKRLYLHAFLDGRDTAPKSAQASLERADARLSALFGAENGFVASLIGRYFAMDRDNRWERVEQAYRLITRGDGEYQASSAQAGLKAAYARGETDEFVTATAVAPQGKPIAMEDGDAAIFMNFRADRARELTRAFVEDAFTGFERASRPRLAGDGLVTLTQYAADIPAPAAFPPADLHNTLGEVIAKRGMTQLRIAETEKYAHVTFFFSGGREAEFDGETRTLIPSPKDVKTYDEKPEMSAFELTDALVEAIHSGRFDLIVCNYANGDMVGHSGDFDAAVKAIEAVDQCVSRVVEAIEEVGGECLITADHGNAEQMVNPETGAPQTAHTTNVVPLIYVTKRPARLKDDGRLCDLAPTLLRMMDQEIPEEMTGRVLVDYS; the protein is encoded by the coding sequence ATGCCTGCCAATGCTTCCGCCGCGCCGCGTCCCACGGCGCTGATCATCCTCGATGGCTACGGTCATCGGGAAGAAACCGAGCACAACGCCGTCGCTGCCGCCGCGACTCCGACCATGGACCGGATCACTCGCGACTATCCCAGCAGTCTGATCCACACCGACGGCGCCCACGTCGGACTGCCGGCAGGTCAGATGGGCAATTCCGAGGTCGGCCACATGAACCTGGGCGCCGGCCGAGTGGTATATCAGGATTTTACCCGCATCACCAAGGCCATCGAGGAAGACGAGCTCAAGCATATCCACGCCCTGACCGCCCCCATCGACGCCGCAGTCGCTAGAGACAAGGCGATACATCTAATGGGTCTGCTGTCTCCCGGCGGTGTGCATAGCCACGAGGATCATATTCTGGCGATGGCGGAGCTGGCCGCCGCCCGAGGCGCTAAGCGCCTGTACCTGCATGCCTTTCTCGATGGCCGCGATACCGCGCCGAAGAGCGCCCAGGCCTCCCTGGAGCGAGCGGATGCGCGCCTTTCCGCGCTGTTCGGCGCCGAGAACGGCTTCGTCGCCTCGCTGATCGGGCGTTATTTCGCCATGGATCGAGACAATCGCTGGGAGCGGGTGGAACAGGCCTATCGGCTGATCACCCGGGGAGACGGCGAGTATCAGGCTTCCTCCGCCCAGGCCGGACTCAAGGCCGCCTACGCCCGAGGCGAAACCGACGAGTTCGTCACCGCCACCGCGGTGGCTCCCCAGGGCAAGCCAATCGCCATGGAAGATGGCGACGCCGCCATCTTCATGAACTTTCGCGCGGACCGCGCCCGAGAGCTGACCCGCGCCTTCGTGGAAGACGCTTTCACCGGCTTCGAGCGTGCCTCCCGCCCGCGCCTGGCCGGCGACGGCCTGGTCACGTTGACCCAGTACGCGGCGGACATTCCCGCACCGGCGGCCTTTCCGCCGGCGGATCTGCACAACACCCTGGGGGAAGTGATCGCCAAGCGAGGCATGACTCAGCTGCGCATCGCCGAAACCGAGAAATACGCCCACGTCACCTTCTTCTTTTCCGGCGGCCGCGAGGCGGAATTCGACGGCGAAACCCGCACCCTGATTCCCTCCCCCAAGGACGTCAAGACCTACGACGAGAAGCCGGAAATGAGCGCTTTCGAGCTCACCGACGCCCTGGTGGAGGCGATCCATTCCGGGCGCTTCGACCTGATCGTGTGCAACTACGCCAACGGCGACATGGTCGGCCACAGCGGCGACTTCGATGCGGCGGTCAAGGCCATCGAAGCGGTGGATCAGTGCGTCTCACGAGTGGTCGAGGCCATCGAAGAAGTCGGCGGTGAATGTCTGATCACCGCGGATCACGGCAACGCGGAGCAGATGGTCAATCCGGAAACCGGCGCGCCTCAGACCGCCCACACCACCAACGTGGTGCCGCTGATCTATGTGACGAAACGTCCGGCGCGGCTCAAGGACGATGGCCGCCTTTGCGACCTGGCGCCGACGTTGCTGCGCATGATGGATCAGGAAATCCCCGAGGAAATGACCGGGCGCGTTCTCGTCGACTATTCATGA
- the gshB gene encoding glutathione synthase has translation MSERALKIGIVMDPIADITYKKDTTLAMMWAAQDRGWSLYYLEPEDLYLNQGRVHGRLRELQAFRDPHHWYELGEVEPRPLAELDVILMRQDPPVDAHFLGAVHLLGFAEREGVLVVNPTRALLECNEKLFAQQFPQCCAPTLVSCRAEELRAFQAEHGDVILKPLDGMGGSGVFHVQPDGRNLGTIIEMLTEHGRYQIMAQRYLPEIKDGDTRILLIEGEPVPFGLARLPMAGETRGNLAAGGRGVSRELTERDLWLVEQVKPIIKEKDLMFVGLDVIGDYITEINVTSPTCVREIDDQRGTDIAGQLMDAILRRLP, from the coding sequence ATGAGCGAACGCGCCTTGAAGATCGGCATCGTGATGGACCCGATCGCCGATATCACCTACAAGAAAGACACCACCCTGGCCATGATGTGGGCGGCTCAGGATCGAGGCTGGTCGCTTTATTATCTCGAGCCGGAGGATCTCTATCTGAACCAGGGGCGGGTCCATGGCCGCCTGCGGGAACTCCAGGCCTTTCGGGACCCTCATCACTGGTATGAGCTGGGCGAGGTCGAGCCCAGGCCGCTGGCGGAGCTTGACGTGATTTTGATGCGTCAGGACCCGCCGGTGGATGCGCATTTTCTCGGCGCGGTGCATCTGCTGGGCTTCGCCGAGCGAGAGGGAGTATTGGTGGTCAATCCCACCCGGGCGCTGCTGGAGTGCAACGAAAAGCTCTTTGCCCAGCAGTTTCCCCAGTGCTGCGCGCCGACCCTGGTGTCCTGCCGCGCGGAAGAGCTGCGCGCCTTCCAGGCGGAACACGGCGACGTGATCCTGAAACCGCTGGACGGCATGGGCGGCAGCGGCGTCTTTCATGTGCAGCCGGACGGTCGCAACCTGGGCACCATCATCGAGATGCTCACCGAGCACGGGCGGTATCAGATCATGGCCCAGCGCTATCTGCCGGAAATCAAGGACGGCGATACCCGCATCCTGCTGATCGAGGGCGAGCCGGTGCCCTTCGGGCTGGCGCGGCTACCCATGGCCGGCGAAACCCGGGGCAACCTGGCTGCCGGTGGTCGCGGGGTCAGCCGCGAACTGACGGAGCGGGATCTCTGGCTGGTAGAGCAGGTCAAGCCGATCATCAAGGAAAAAGACCTGATGTTCGTCGGCCTCGACGTGATCGGCGATTACATTACCGAAATCAACGTGACCAGCCCCACCTGCGTGCGGGAAATCGACGATCAGCGCGGCACGGATATCGCTGGCCAGCTGATGGACGCCATCCTGCGTCGGCTCCCTTGA
- a CDS encoding aspartate carbamoyltransferase catalytic subunit, giving the protein MFDFTSRPGTSAQVQLTPDGRLRHFIDIDGLSQALLEEILDIADSFLGVQQGEVKKVPLLRGKTVANLFFENSTRTRATFELAAKRLSADVLNLDIQTSSTAKGETLLDTLQNLEAMQANAFVVRHSDSGAAHFIASQVTPRVAIINAGDGRHAHPTQAMLDMLTIRRHKGEFAPLKVAIIGDILHSRVARSQILALNILGAAEVRVIAPRTLLPVNVEALGCRVFTQLQEGLEDVDVVIALRLQKERMDGALLPTESEFYRYYGLTQESLAWAHPEAIVMHPGPINRGVEIESAVADGPRSVILDQVTNGIAIRMAVLSMAVSGQTRQRMQASA; this is encoded by the coding sequence GTGTTCGATTTCACGTCTCGCCCCGGCACCTCGGCCCAGGTTCAACTCACCCCGGACGGTCGCCTGCGTCATTTCATCGATATCGATGGCCTGTCCCAAGCGCTGCTCGAGGAAATTCTCGATATCGCGGACAGCTTTCTCGGTGTGCAGCAAGGGGAGGTCAAGAAAGTTCCGCTGCTGCGGGGCAAGACCGTGGCCAACCTGTTCTTCGAGAACTCCACCCGCACCCGAGCCACCTTCGAGCTGGCGGCCAAGCGGCTTTCCGCGGACGTGCTCAACCTGGATATCCAGACTTCCTCCACCGCCAAGGGCGAGACCCTGCTCGATACGCTTCAGAACCTGGAAGCCATGCAGGCGAACGCCTTCGTGGTGCGCCATTCGGATTCTGGAGCGGCGCACTTCATCGCCAGCCAGGTCACGCCCCGGGTAGCGATCATCAACGCCGGGGACGGTCGCCACGCCCATCCCACCCAGGCGATGCTCGACATGCTGACCATTCGCCGCCACAAGGGTGAGTTCGCGCCGCTCAAGGTGGCGATCATCGGCGATATTCTGCATTCCCGGGTGGCGCGCTCGCAGATTCTGGCCCTCAACATCCTCGGCGCCGCGGAAGTGCGGGTGATCGCGCCGCGCACGCTGCTTCCGGTCAACGTGGAGGCGCTGGGTTGTCGGGTATTCACCCAACTGCAGGAAGGTCTCGAGGATGTGGACGTGGTGATCGCCCTGCGCCTGCAGAAGGAACGCATGGACGGCGCCCTGCTGCCCACGGAAAGCGAATTTTACCGCTATTACGGCCTGACCCAGGAAAGTCTGGCCTGGGCGCATCCCGAGGCCATCGTCATGCATCCCGGACCGATCAATCGCGGGGTGGAGATCGAATCCGCGGTGGCGGACGGGCCGCGCTCGGTGATTCTCGATCAGGTCACCAACGGCATCGCCATTCGCATGGCGGTGCTGTCCATGGCAGTCAGCGGTCAGACGCGCCAGCGGATGCAGGCAAGCGCTTGA
- the pyrR gene encoding bifunctional pyr operon transcriptional regulator/uracil phosphoribosyltransferase PyrR, whose product MTLPDIPPLLDRMQSEIESCIDNFGLTRERLALVGIHTGGVWIAEKLHQRIALTTPLGTLDIGFWRDDFNRQGLPEGIRASHLPFDIENRDLILVDDVVMSGRTVRAALNELFDYGRPSRVLLASLISLPGRELPIQADICGAALELPAGQRVKLSGPEPLTLSLDTARR is encoded by the coding sequence ATGACGCTTCCCGATATTCCCCCGCTGCTGGATCGCATGCAGAGCGAAATTGAAAGCTGCATCGACAATTTCGGCCTTACTCGGGAGCGGCTGGCCCTGGTCGGTATTCATACCGGCGGGGTGTGGATTGCCGAAAAGCTGCACCAGCGGATCGCGCTGACCACGCCCTTGGGGACCTTGGACATCGGTTTCTGGCGGGACGACTTCAATCGTCAAGGGCTGCCGGAGGGCATTCGCGCGAGCCACTTGCCGTTCGATATCGAGAATCGCGATCTCATTCTGGTGGACGATGTGGTGATGTCCGGGCGTACCGTGCGCGCGGCGCTCAACGAGCTCTTCGATTACGGGCGGCCCAGCCGTGTGCTGCTGGCGAGCTTGATCAGCCTGCCGGGGCGGGAGCTGCCGATTCAGGCGGATATCTGCGGCGCGGCGCTCGAACTCCCCGCGGGGCAGCGGGTCAAGCTTTCCGGCCCGGAGCCCTTGACCCTATCTCTCGATACGGCCCGCCGCTAG
- a CDS encoding dihydroorotase, which produces MRLTLSGARVIDPRSGQDGVLDVHIAGGKIAGLGELSNFQADRCFDLTGKLLLPGLVDIGAHLRDPGPRYKGSLVSESAAALRGGYTCIAPRPDTSPVLDSAAHIQTLLDRVEELGTLHVAPIGALTQGLEGQLLANMAGLKKAGCVALTNLRRPVADTRILKRCLEYAASFDIPVILHPQDAALAVGGCAHEGTQATRLGLGGISETAETAALAQWLLLIERSGVRAHLAHLSCGRSLAMVEEAKARGIALTCDVTLAQLHWTDEAIDGFDANFHLEPPLRSVEDRQALRDGLKRGAIEAIASGHLPHEQAAKMAPFAASEPGMSTLETAWAMAQALVKQDVVDWRTLAARLSSGPADILGVSGGGLAVGDSADIAVFDPTQEWEPSSQSLHSSGLNTPLLNRRIRGRCVLTLIEGKICYQLDA; this is translated from the coding sequence ATGAGGCTTACCCTGAGCGGCGCGCGAGTGATCGATCCGCGTAGCGGACAGGATGGCGTCCTTGACGTCCATATCGCGGGTGGAAAGATCGCCGGCCTGGGCGAACTGTCGAATTTTCAGGCGGATCGATGTTTCGATTTGACGGGGAAGCTGCTCTTGCCGGGGCTGGTGGATATCGGCGCTCACCTGCGTGACCCGGGGCCGCGCTACAAGGGTAGCCTTGTTAGCGAATCCGCAGCGGCGCTGCGCGGTGGCTATACCTGTATCGCCCCGCGGCCGGATACCAGCCCGGTACTGGATAGCGCCGCCCATATTCAGACGCTGCTGGATCGAGTCGAAGAACTCGGCACCCTTCACGTGGCGCCCATCGGCGCCTTGACCCAGGGCCTGGAAGGCCAGTTGCTGGCCAATATGGCGGGCCTGAAGAAAGCCGGCTGCGTGGCGCTGACCAATCTGCGCCGGCCGGTGGCGGACACGCGGATATTGAAGCGCTGCCTGGAGTACGCCGCGTCATTCGATATTCCGGTCATCCTGCATCCCCAGGACGCCGCCCTGGCCGTCGGCGGCTGCGCCCATGAGGGCACTCAGGCCACTCGTCTGGGCCTGGGCGGCATTTCGGAAACCGCCGAGACCGCCGCCTTGGCTCAGTGGCTGCTGCTGATCGAACGAAGTGGGGTGCGGGCGCATCTGGCGCATCTTTCCTGTGGCCGCAGCCTGGCGATGGTGGAAGAGGCCAAGGCGCGGGGCATCGCGCTTACCTGCGACGTGACCCTGGCGCAGCTGCACTGGACGGACGAGGCCATCGACGGCTTCGACGCCAATTTTCATCTCGAACCGCCCCTGCGCAGTGTCGAGGATCGCCAGGCGCTGCGTGATGGGCTCAAACGCGGCGCCATCGAGGCTATCGCCAGCGGCCACCTGCCGCACGAGCAGGCCGCCAAGATGGCGCCCTTCGCCGCCTCCGAGCCGGGCATGAGCACCCTGGAAACCGCCTGGGCCATGGCGCAGGCACTGGTCAAACAGGACGTCGTCGACTGGCGGACGCTGGCGGCCCGTCTGTCCAGCGGGCCGGCGGATATCCTGGGGGTTTCCGGAGGCGGTCTGGCGGTGGGGGATTCTGCGGATATTGCGGTCTTCGACCCGACTCAGGAATGGGAGCCCAGCAGCCAGAGCCTGCATTCCAGCGGACTCAACACGCCGCTGTTGAATCGACGTATTCGCGGGCGCTGCGTGCTGACCCTGATCGAAGGAAAGATCTGCTACCAGCTTGATGCTTGA
- the ruvX gene encoding Holliday junction resolvase RuvX, whose product MTRPGSKVGGPRLILAFDFGTRRIGVAVGNELTASARALESLPARDGIPDWERVTRLVAEWQPDLFVVGLPLNRDDSESAMSQRARKFGKRLYGRYGKPLEMMDERGSTWEAKAIARESGYRDSRKSYREQGVDGLAAVLILESWFATQEGLPARPFS is encoded by the coding sequence ATGACGAGGCCGGGCAGCAAGGTTGGTGGCCCCCGTCTGATACTGGCCTTCGATTTTGGTACCCGGCGTATCGGCGTGGCGGTGGGCAACGAGCTGACCGCCAGCGCCCGAGCGCTGGAATCGCTGCCCGCCCGGGACGGCATTCCGGACTGGGAGCGAGTCACCCGACTGGTGGCGGAATGGCAGCCGGATCTGTTCGTGGTGGGCCTGCCCCTCAACAGGGACGACAGTGAATCCGCCATGAGCCAGCGGGCCCGAAAGTTCGGCAAGCGGCTGTACGGGCGCTACGGCAAGCCGCTGGAGATGATGGACGAGCGCGGCTCCACCTGGGAAGCCAAGGCCATCGCTCGGGAGAGCGGCTATCGCGATAGCCGCAAGAGCTATCGCGAGCAGGGGGTCGATGGTCTGGCGGCGGTGCTGATACTCGAAAGCTGGTTCGCCACCCAAGAAGGCTTGCCCGCCCGACCGTTTTCGTGA
- a CDS encoding CvfB family protein: MNVSQHSSFQPEIGEVAYLKVVAVNDTGAFLDWGRPKDLLLPYSEQRARPPAGKRVMVMIFEDDQGRPTASMRLDDFIVDRAEGLAAGDKVCLVIGERTDLGVKAVVDHRFWGLLYHADLPRPLRRGERLEGYVRQVREDGRLDLSLTPSGAAKQQLAAQRVMDALEAHQGFLALSDKSPADVIKAQLGVSKSAFKQAIGKLYKQRKIVIEKDGIRLVKASDD, translated from the coding sequence ATGAACGTATCCCAACATTCCTCTTTCCAGCCGGAGATCGGCGAGGTCGCCTACCTGAAAGTCGTGGCGGTCAATGATACCGGCGCCTTTCTCGATTGGGGCCGTCCCAAGGATCTATTGCTGCCCTACAGCGAACAGCGCGCCCGACCGCCGGCGGGCAAGCGGGTGATGGTGATGATCTTCGAGGATGACCAGGGTCGTCCAACGGCATCGATGCGTCTGGACGATTTCATCGTCGACCGGGCGGAAGGCTTGGCCGCCGGGGACAAGGTATGCCTGGTGATCGGCGAGCGTACGGACCTGGGGGTCAAGGCGGTGGTCGATCATCGCTTCTGGGGGCTCTTGTATCATGCGGATCTGCCTCGGCCCTTGCGGCGCGGCGAGCGACTCGAGGGCTACGTGCGCCAGGTACGCGAGGACGGCCGTCTGGATCTTTCCCTGACGCCTTCCGGGGCGGCGAAGCAGCAGCTGGCGGCGCAGCGGGTGATGGACGCCCTGGAAGCGCATCAAGGTTTTCTGGCGCTGAGCGACAAGAGTCCGGCGGACGTCATCAAGGCCCAGCTGGGGGTCAGCAAGAGCGCCTTCAAGCAGGCCATCGGCAAGCTCTACAAGCAGCGCAAGATCGTCATTGAAAAAGACGGCATCCGACTGGTGAAAGCGTCCGACGACTGA
- a CDS encoding TonB family protein, whose amino-acid sequence MRAKREITEAPIRRFRYAWPALGLALLLHGALFALLVNRSSPTPEPPPGRRSIKVTLVQAPSNAAPSASAPQVTPVAIPEREPKPESEPKVKPVPKAVSRSEDSLKPEVRPEPEPRPKPEPESKPEPRPQAEPPASSSPPSADTTNAPPSGRDLLAGATASVREQGFAMQPHDEPLRDSLTRAARDRYIADWTRRVEDIGNRRYPAPAHLAGQLRIRVVIRPDGQLAQAEVIQSSGHPELDRAALNAVEAAAPYRPFDQGLAGLERLEFTRTWRFGKGNNFGVH is encoded by the coding sequence ATGCGGGCGAAAAGGGAAATTACCGAAGCGCCTATCCGCCGGTTTCGCTACGCCTGGCCGGCGCTGGGGCTGGCGCTGCTGCTGCACGGGGCGCTGTTCGCCCTGCTGGTGAACCGGTCGTCGCCAACGCCGGAACCGCCGCCGGGACGGCGCAGCATCAAGGTCACTCTGGTTCAGGCTCCTTCGAACGCCGCGCCGTCGGCAAGCGCACCGCAGGTGACGCCGGTAGCGATACCCGAGCGCGAGCCGAAACCCGAATCCGAGCCAAAAGTTAAACCCGTGCCGAAGGCAGTATCCCGATCCGAGGATAGTCTCAAGCCTGAAGTCAGACCGGAACCCGAGCCCAGACCCAAGCCCGAACCTGAATCCAAGCCTGAACCAAGACCCCAAGCCGAGCCGCCGGCGTCTTCCTCGCCGCCATCCGCGGATACGACCAATGCGCCGCCTTCCGGGCGCGATCTGCTGGCCGGCGCTACCGCCAGCGTGCGCGAACAGGGCTTTGCCATGCAGCCCCATGATGAGCCGCTCAGGGATTCACTCACCCGCGCCGCCCGGGATCGCTATATCGCCGACTGGACTCGACGGGTGGAGGATATCGGCAATCGCCGGTATCCGGCGCCGGCGCATCTTGCGGGACAACTGCGAATCCGTGTGGTGATTCGACCGGACGGTCAGCTTGCCCAAGCAGAGGTGATACAATCCTCGGGACATCCCGAACTCGACCGGGCGGCCCTGAACGCGGTCGAGGCGGCAGCGCCTTATCGGCCTTTCGATCAAGGCCTGGCAGGGCTCGAGCGACTGGAATTCACCCGTACCTGGCGCTTCGGGAAAGGCAACAATTTCGGCGTGCATTGA
- a CDS encoding rhodanese-like domain-containing protein — MIDQLFEFVQNHPLLVGAFLLVLAAWLVYEAMGSSRGSVGSSEATQLINREDAVVIDIRDAKDFKAGHIAGARNIPQSKLDARLGELEKFKDKPAIVVCKQGQSSSVATAKLTKAGFSRALKLKGGMAQWQADSLPVVKK, encoded by the coding sequence ATGATCGATCAGCTGTTTGAATTCGTGCAGAACCATCCGCTGCTGGTGGGAGCTTTCCTGTTGGTGCTGGCCGCCTGGCTGGTCTATGAAGCCATGGGCAGCAGCCGGGGCTCGGTAGGCTCCAGCGAGGCGACCCAGCTGATCAATCGCGAAGACGCGGTAGTGATCGATATTCGCGATGCCAAGGACTTCAAGGCGGGCCATATCGCCGGCGCCCGCAACATTCCCCAGAGCAAGCTCGATGCGCGTCTGGGGGAGCTGGAAAAATTCAAGGACAAGCCGGCCATCGTTGTCTGCAAGCAGGGGCAGTCATCGAGCGTCGCCACGGCGAAACTGACCAAGGCCGGTTTCTCCCGCGCGCTTAAGCTCAAGGGTGGCATGGCTCAGTGGCAGGCGGACAGCCTGCCGGTCGTCAAGAAATAG
- a CDS encoding SDR family oxidoreductase: protein MAEQQQPPQHQDRQPGDEHAMQPEPEFIRDSYRGTGKLKDKVAVITGGDSGIGRAVAAHFAREGADCVIVYLEEQRDAEDTQALVEAEGRRCELMQGDVGDSKFCREVVDKTLERFGKLNILVNNAAEQYDWDDVTQIPDEKLLRTFQTNIFSHFYMAKAALPHMQEGDSIIATSSINAFKGNNTLIDYSATKGAIQGLVRSLAVSLVGRGIRVNAVAPGPVWTPLIPASFEEEKVEGFGGQVPMNRAGQPSEMGPAYVYLASEESSYMTGQTIHLNGGVVLNT from the coding sequence ATGGCCGAACAGCAGCAACCCCCTCAACATCAGGACAGGCAGCCCGGCGACGAGCACGCTATGCAGCCGGAGCCGGAATTCATTCGCGACAGCTATCGCGGCACCGGCAAGCTCAAGGACAAGGTGGCGGTCATCACCGGCGGCGACAGCGGTATCGGACGCGCGGTGGCGGCGCATTTCGCCCGGGAAGGCGCCGACTGTGTCATCGTCTATCTTGAAGAACAGCGGGATGCGGAGGATACCCAGGCGCTGGTGGAAGCGGAAGGCCGGCGCTGTGAGTTGATGCAGGGCGACGTCGGCGACTCAAAGTTCTGTCGGGAAGTGGTAGACAAGACCCTGGAGCGTTTCGGCAAGCTCAATATACTGGTCAACAACGCGGCGGAACAGTACGACTGGGACGACGTGACCCAGATTCCCGACGAGAAGCTGCTGCGCACCTTCCAGACCAACATCTTCAGCCATTTCTACATGGCCAAGGCGGCGCTGCCGCACATGCAGGAAGGCGACAGCATCATCGCCACCTCATCGATCAATGCCTTCAAGGGCAACAACACCCTGATCGACTATTCCGCGACCAAGGGCGCGATTCAAGGGCTGGTACGATCCCTGGCAGTCTCGCTGGTCGGGCGGGGCATTCGGGTCAATGCGGTGGCCCCGGGGCCGGTATGGACGCCCTTGATACCTGCCAGCTTCGAAGAAGAAAAGGTCGAAGGCTTCGGTGGGCAGGTGCCCATGAACCGCGCCGGCCAGCCCAGCGAAATGGGCCCCGCCTACGTCTATCTGGCCTCGGAGGAATCCTCCTACATGACCGGCCAGACGATACATTTGAACGGCGGCGTGGTGCTCAATACTTGA
- a CDS encoding 16S rRNA (uracil(1498)-N(3))-methyltransferase, protein MAIPRYSKRNVPRIHVAAELIVGGDVVLPEAAGRHVALVLRLKEGAPLILFDGLGREARARLVETARKRVTARIEEAFPGGVESPLAVHLGQAISKGDRMDYAIQKAVELGVAVVTPLYTEHGDVRLKGEREARKLAHWQAVAISACEQCGRATVPAIAAPRSLDAWLADRDEPLRLVLHPAPQGSLQPTLQDRLDTFEAPASAALLIGPEGGFDDTEVEAALASGFVTLSLGPRILRTETAPVVALTLLQHHFGDLQS, encoded by the coding sequence ATGGCGATACCCCGCTACAGTAAGCGTAACGTCCCTCGTATTCACGTCGCCGCCGAGCTGATTGTCGGCGGCGACGTCGTTCTGCCGGAGGCGGCGGGACGCCATGTCGCCCTGGTGCTGCGGCTCAAGGAGGGCGCGCCGCTCATCCTGTTCGACGGTCTTGGTCGGGAGGCACGGGCCCGGCTGGTCGAAACCGCGCGCAAGCGGGTGACGGCGAGGATCGAGGAGGCTTTTCCGGGAGGCGTCGAATCGCCCCTGGCGGTGCATCTGGGCCAGGCGATTTCCAAGGGCGATCGCATGGACTACGCCATTCAGAAGGCGGTGGAGCTGGGAGTGGCGGTTGTCACGCCGCTGTATACCGAGCACGGTGACGTGCGGCTAAAAGGCGAGCGAGAAGCCAGGAAACTCGCCCACTGGCAGGCGGTGGCGATCAGCGCCTGCGAGCAGTGCGGCCGGGCGACGGTGCCCGCCATTGCCGCGCCCCGCAGCCTGGACGCTTGGCTCGCCGATCGAGACGAACCCTTGCGTCTGGTGCTGCATCCGGCGCCGCAAGGTTCGCTTCAGCCCACTCTTCAAGACAGGCTGGATACCTTCGAAGCACCGGCCAGCGCCGCGCTGCTGATCGGCCCGGAAGGCGGATTCGACGACACGGAAGTCGAAGCCGCCTTGGCCAGCGGTTTCGTCACCCTGAGCCTGGGTCCGCGCATCCTGCGCACCGAAACCGCTCCGGTAGTGGCGCTGACTCTGCTGCAGCATCATTTTGGCGATCTGCAATCCTGA
- the secB gene encoding protein-export chaperone SecB — protein MAENNSQGSNAQGATDAAGEQPQLQFGLQRIYVKDISFESPNAPQVFQEAFKPKVNVDLGTSSTKIGEDLFEVVVKITARVNHSETDNTCFLAEIEQAGLFRITGLEGERLDHTLGAFCPSMLFPYARECIDNLVNRGSFPPLMLAPVNFDAMYLQNKQRKEQADTQDGDTPLQ, from the coding sequence ATGGCGGAAAACAACTCTCAAGGAAGCAATGCCCAAGGCGCGACCGACGCCGCGGGGGAGCAGCCCCAACTGCAGTTCGGGCTGCAGCGTATCTACGTCAAGGACATTTCCTTCGAGTCGCCGAATGCGCCCCAGGTGTTTCAGGAAGCCTTCAAACCCAAGGTCAATGTGGATCTGGGCACCAGCAGCACCAAGATCGGCGAGGACCTGTTCGAGGTGGTGGTCAAGATCACCGCTCGGGTCAACCATAGCGAAACCGACAACACCTGTTTCCTGGCGGAAATCGAGCAGGCGGGCCTGTTCCGCATCACCGGTCTCGAAGGCGAGCGGCTTGATCATACCCTGGGCGCCTTCTGTCCCAGCATGCTGTTCCCCTACGCCCGGGAGTGCATCGACAACCTGGTCAATCGCGGCAGCTTCCCTCCGCTGATGCTGGCGCCGGTCAATTTCGATGCCATGTACCTGCAGAACAAGCAGCGCAAGGAACAGGCGGACACGCAAGATGGCGATACCCCGCTACAGTAA